The following proteins are co-located in the candidate division KSB1 bacterium genome:
- the recC gene encoding exodeoxyribonuclease V subunit gamma gives MSLKLFTSNRLENLSEALAETLIHPLSSPFDSEIIVVQSKGMERWISMELARKMGICSNIQFPFPNKFIYEIFQSIFPDLPVRSSFDREIMVWRIMKLLPFCIQQSQFNALRQYLSEPRSEIKKIQLSERIADLFDQYILFRPEMIFDWEAGKENHWQAELWREMVKGSNSKHRATLGRDLIKTLEKTKVKSESIPERIAVFGISALPKFHIQIFSALAKISEVNLFLMNPCREYWGDILSDAEIKIIERKKIPGTLDLFHIEKGNTILASMGKLGRDFFDLIEEWDTEEFSNYQDPGNDTLLSSIQSDILRLQDRSLTRERKRKIDLSDQTIQIHSCHSPRREMEILQNQLLELFEENPSLKPGDILVMAPDIEPYTPFIQSVFELPFNDPRRFPFSITDRSLSTENSIVNTFFAILDLPGSRFNAPQIFAILEYPAVRQKFNISDNDLSLVQSWIKETRIRWGRNTENRRDLGLPEFNQNSWQAGLNRLLLGYALPGQERNFYENELLPFDDVEGSQAVVLGNFLEFIEQLFETVDSLKIKRTLADWYQMLNEVLELFFATNDETVLDIHIIRRLIGEFEEYQDLSKFEDKIELEVIVHHLKTRLNNEGFGYGFMTGGVTFCSLLPMRSIPARVICLIGMNSDAYPRQNRQLGFDLLAKSPQKGDRSRRNDDRYLFLEAILSARDKLYISHIGQSIKDNSAIPPSVLVSELLDYIHSNFEIENCRIIDQIKTNHRLQAFSPEYFKRYNDLFSYSGDNLEIAKSLLDSQKEQPIFISEKLPEPDKKFKELRLQDLYRFFRNPTRFLLNKRLNLYLRENQVTIEEKETFALAGLDRYAVSQSLVKSSSKYDETRQIKKVTSSTGMLPIGAVGDYDFDRLNNKVRHFVSKTEEIFQLAPLDPVQVDLNINEFHVTGRLDHVHENGNVLFRYARVKAKDHLNAWLNHLVLNCYSSGNYPAHSFLAGVNNATDGQWVGWVFQPLQNSFDILSNLLDIYWEGLSYPIRFFPDSSYTYFRLIKEEQKTVETALENAQKTWFGTDRQRGEIEDVYFQLCFRNNEDPLSGDFEKLSQVVYEPLIDNREELL, from the coding sequence ATGTCACTCAAACTCTTTACCAGTAATCGTTTGGAAAACCTGTCAGAGGCTTTAGCAGAGACATTAATTCATCCTTTATCTTCACCATTCGATTCGGAAATCATTGTCGTGCAAAGCAAAGGGATGGAACGCTGGATTTCCATGGAATTGGCCAGGAAAATGGGCATCTGCTCAAATATTCAATTTCCCTTTCCCAACAAGTTTATTTACGAAATTTTTCAATCCATTTTTCCTGACCTTCCGGTAAGATCGAGCTTCGATCGCGAAATCATGGTTTGGAGAATCATGAAACTGTTGCCATTCTGTATCCAACAATCCCAATTTAATGCTCTCAGGCAATACCTTTCAGAACCCAGATCTGAAATCAAGAAGATACAGTTATCTGAAAGAATTGCTGATCTTTTTGATCAATACATTCTATTCCGCCCCGAAATGATATTTGATTGGGAAGCCGGAAAAGAAAACCATTGGCAAGCCGAATTATGGCGCGAAATGGTTAAGGGATCAAATAGCAAACACAGGGCAACCCTTGGCAGGGATTTAATCAAAACATTGGAAAAGACAAAAGTAAAATCCGAAAGCATTCCCGAAAGAATCGCGGTGTTCGGAATTTCTGCTTTGCCGAAATTTCACATTCAGATATTTTCTGCTCTTGCAAAAATTTCAGAAGTCAATTTATTTCTCATGAACCCATGCCGGGAATACTGGGGTGATATCCTATCCGATGCCGAAATCAAAATCATCGAAAGAAAAAAAATACCCGGTACACTCGATCTGTTCCATATAGAAAAAGGCAATACTATCCTGGCGTCAATGGGTAAACTGGGCCGCGATTTCTTCGACCTCATCGAAGAATGGGACACTGAAGAATTTTCCAATTACCAGGATCCGGGAAACGATACACTTTTGTCAAGTATTCAATCCGATATTTTACGATTACAAGATCGCAGTTTAACCAGGGAGCGTAAAAGGAAAATTGATCTTTCGGATCAAACGATTCAAATTCATTCCTGCCATAGTCCCAGGCGCGAGATGGAAATTCTCCAGAATCAATTGTTGGAGCTATTCGAGGAAAATCCATCACTTAAACCGGGTGATATTTTAGTCATGGCTCCGGATATTGAACCTTATACTCCCTTCATTCAAAGCGTTTTTGAACTGCCCTTTAACGATCCAAGACGGTTTCCTTTCAGCATTACGGATCGGAGTTTGAGCACAGAAAACTCCATTGTTAACACCTTCTTCGCAATCCTGGATCTGCCTGGCAGCCGTTTTAATGCTCCACAAATTTTTGCAATTTTGGAATATCCAGCGGTTCGGCAAAAATTTAATATTTCCGATAACGACCTGTCATTGGTGCAATCATGGATTAAAGAAACACGAATTCGATGGGGGCGGAATACAGAAAATCGTAGAGATCTTGGATTACCGGAATTCAATCAAAACAGTTGGCAGGCGGGTTTGAATAGGCTGCTACTTGGATACGCGTTACCCGGACAGGAACGCAATTTCTACGAAAATGAACTTTTACCCTTTGACGATGTCGAAGGCAGCCAGGCAGTTGTTTTAGGAAATTTTCTGGAATTTATAGAGCAATTATTTGAGACGGTTGATTCTCTCAAAATAAAACGAACCTTAGCGGATTGGTATCAAATGTTAAACGAGGTGCTCGAATTATTTTTTGCTACCAATGATGAGACTGTGCTGGATATTCACATTATTCGACGATTAATCGGAGAATTTGAAGAATATCAAGATCTTTCGAAGTTTGAAGATAAAATTGAGCTTGAGGTAATAGTCCATCATTTAAAAACCAGGCTCAACAATGAAGGATTTGGTTATGGATTTATGACCGGTGGTGTTACATTTTGCTCCTTGCTGCCTATGCGAAGTATTCCGGCAAGGGTAATTTGTTTGATTGGTATGAATAGTGATGCATATCCCCGCCAAAACAGACAATTGGGTTTTGACCTACTCGCTAAATCACCGCAAAAGGGCGACCGGTCCCGCCGCAATGACGACCGCTACTTATTTCTTGAAGCCATCCTTTCTGCCAGGGATAAATTATACATTAGTCATATCGGCCAAAGCATAAAAGATAATTCCGCTATTCCACCTTCGGTTCTGGTTAGTGAGTTGCTGGATTATATCCATTCAAATTTCGAAATAGAAAATTGCAGAATTATTGATCAAATCAAAACAAACCACAGGCTGCAAGCGTTTAGTCCTGAATACTTCAAAAGGTATAATGATCTGTTCAGTTATTCCGGTGACAATTTAGAGATCGCTAAAAGCCTGCTCGATTCTCAAAAAGAGCAGCCAATTTTCATTTCAGAAAAGCTTCCCGAACCTGACAAAAAATTTAAAGAACTAAGGTTACAAGACCTGTACCGGTTTTTTAGAAACCCAACCCGCTTTTTACTAAACAAGCGGTTAAATCTGTACCTCAGAGAAAATCAGGTTACAATTGAGGAAAAGGAGACATTTGCGTTAGCCGGACTCGATCGTTATGCCGTCTCGCAATCACTTGTGAAGAGTTCCTCAAAATATGATGAAACCCGGCAAATCAAAAAAGTCACATCATCAACCGGTATGCTCCCTATAGGCGCTGTAGGTGATTATGATTTCGATCGATTGAATAACAAAGTTCGGCATTTTGTTAGTAAGACAGAAGAAATTTTCCAACTCGCACCCCTGGACCCTGTTCAAGTTGATCTAAATATAAATGAGTTCCATGTAACAGGAAGATTAGATCACGTTCATGAAAATGGAAATGTACTTTTTCGATATGCCCGTGTAAAAGCCAAAGATCATCTTAATGCATGGTTAAACCACCTGGTTTTGAACTGTTACAGTTCCGGTAATTATCCTGCTCATAGTTTTCTTGCCGGTGTTAATAATGCAACGGACGGACAATGGGTTGGATGGGTTTTTCAACCGCTACAAAACAGCTTTGATATTCTCAGCAACCTGTTAGATATCTATTGGGAAGGTCTCTCCTACCCCATTCGGTTTTTTCCGGATTCGTCTTATACCTATTTTCGCTTAATTAAAGAAGAACAAAAAACGGTTGAAACAGCTTTGGAAAATGCCCAAAAAACATGGTTCGGAACTGACCGCCAACGA
- a CDS encoding FRG domain-containing protein: MASWNIILDELQQFLNDLNISDPFFRGHTDASWKLKPRLARKLKSNESARGIKTKESRLFGKFMTRGAADIPPSADSWDILVLMQHYGVPTRLLD; the protein is encoded by the coding sequence ATGGCTTCTTGGAACATCATACTTGACGAGTTGCAGCAGTTCTTGAATGACCTCAATATTTCGGATCCGTTTTTTCGTGGACACACGGACGCATCATGGAAACTCAAGCCACGACTAGCGAGGAAACTAAAGTCGAACGAATCTGCCCGTGGGATTAAAACGAAGGAATCACGCTTGTTCGGCAAGTTCATGACCAGAGGAGCAGCGGATATCCCACCCAGCGCAGATTCATGGGACATTCTCGTTTTGATGCAGCATTATGGCGTCCCGACGCGCTTGTTAGATTGA
- a CDS encoding glutamine synthetase, which translates to MAKENISGMLEIATLKHEVENGNIDTILTVFPDMYGRLVGKRITSHFFLDHVSGQGMHACDYLLACDMEMDPVPGYKFSSWETGYGDFSVVPDMATLRRASWLPKAAMVMCDLYSADGEKVVEIAPRRILQKQIDRARSMGFEPMAGSELEFFIFKETLDSAKEKNYLKLQTFGWYIEDYHILQGTKEEDLVGRIRNCMDESGVPVEFSKGEWGPGQHEINLKYSDFMEMADRHSIYKHAAKEIAFQKELSITFMAKWDEKLAGSSMHLHVSLWDELKKENQFKGTHKIGPVKGSDVFRWFLGGWMYHAQEIAIFYAPNVNSYKRYQAGSFAPTKIAWSYDNRTAGFRIVGKENTLRIECRIPGADANPYLAFAATLAAGLDGIDNKIEPPDVFTGNVYLAKDLPEVPNNLRDAIKILEKSKFAHKAFGNEVVDHYLHFFSIEQSKFDQVVTNWERERFFERI; encoded by the coding sequence ATGGCAAAAGAAAACATTTCCGGAATGCTTGAAATAGCCACATTAAAACATGAAGTAGAGAATGGCAATATAGACACAATTCTTACTGTATTTCCGGATATGTATGGCAGGTTGGTCGGGAAACGGATTACGAGCCATTTCTTCCTGGATCATGTATCGGGGCAGGGTATGCATGCATGCGATTATTTACTTGCATGTGACATGGAGATGGACCCGGTTCCCGGTTACAAATTCTCAAGCTGGGAAACCGGTTATGGTGATTTTTCTGTCGTTCCAGACATGGCTACGCTGAGGCGAGCCTCCTGGTTACCTAAAGCAGCAATGGTCATGTGTGATCTTTATTCTGCAGATGGTGAGAAAGTTGTTGAAATAGCGCCACGTCGGATCCTACAGAAACAAATTGATCGTGCCCGTTCAATGGGCTTTGAACCAATGGCTGGCTCTGAGCTTGAATTTTTTATTTTTAAAGAGACTCTGGATAGCGCTAAAGAAAAAAATTATCTAAAATTACAAACATTTGGCTGGTACATTGAGGATTATCATATCCTCCAGGGAACCAAAGAAGAAGATCTTGTTGGCCGCATTCGAAATTGCATGGATGAGAGTGGAGTGCCAGTGGAATTTAGCAAAGGAGAGTGGGGACCCGGACAACACGAAATCAATTTGAAATATAGTGATTTTATGGAAATGGCCGACAGGCATTCCATCTACAAACATGCTGCTAAAGAAATTGCATTTCAAAAAGAACTATCCATTACCTTTATGGCTAAATGGGATGAAAAACTTGCCGGTTCAAGCATGCACTTACATGTTAGTCTTTGGGATGAGTTGAAAAAGGAGAATCAGTTTAAAGGAACACATAAAATCGGACCTGTAAAAGGATCAGATGTATTTCGATGGTTTCTGGGCGGTTGGATGTACCATGCACAGGAAATTGCAATTTTCTATGCACCCAATGTGAATTCATACAAAAGATACCAGGCCGGTTCGTTTGCTCCTACGAAGATTGCCTGGAGTTACGATAATCGAACGGCAGGATTTCGAATTGTTGGAAAAGAAAATACATTACGGATTGAGTGCCGGATTCCCGGCGCAGATGCAAATCCTTACCTGGCTTTTGCAGCTACTTTAGCAGCAGGATTAGATGGCATTGATAACAAAATTGAGCCGCCTGATGTTTTTACCGGTAATGTCTATCTGGCCAAAGATTTGCCGGAAGTACCGAACAACTTGCGGGATGCCATTAAAATACTGGAAAAAAGCAAATTCGCACATAAAGCATTTGGTAATGAAGTCGTAGATCATTATCTGCACTTCTTTTCAATTGAGCAAAGTAAATTTGATCAAGTTGTAACAAACTGGGAGCGAGAAAGATTTTTCGAAAGAATATAG
- a CDS encoding gamma-glutamyl-gamma-aminobutyrate hydrolase family protein produces MGARKIFRKNIEKPKDEEPTKKPIIGIVSYGRDAKEEFHLPREYVDAVRNAGGVPIILPVGGADLRELIHFIDGIIFSGGGDIDPNWYGGDSHSTNYNIDPERDRFELALMNIVLKSKLPTLCICRGTQILNIVLGGNLIPHIPDVFGETVFHRTPDRKPVDHMIKIRPKSFLAIIMNKKVRNVKSWHHQSLDKLGKGLNAVAWSDDGVVEAVELKKNELLLAVQWHPELNAAENPLENHLFLDLVKKAKKS; encoded by the coding sequence CTGGGAGCGAGAAAGATTTTTCGAAAGAATATAGAAAAACCAAAAGACGAAGAACCTACTAAAAAACCAATCATTGGAATTGTTAGCTATGGGCGGGATGCCAAGGAAGAATTCCATTTGCCGAGGGAATATGTGGATGCGGTTAGAAATGCCGGGGGAGTGCCAATTATTTTACCAGTAGGTGGGGCTGACCTTAGAGAACTTATTCATTTTATTGATGGAATAATATTTTCGGGTGGCGGTGATATAGATCCCAATTGGTACGGTGGAGATTCTCATTCCACAAATTATAATATTGATCCAGAACGAGATCGGTTTGAATTGGCACTGATGAATATTGTCCTGAAGTCTAAATTACCAACTTTATGTATATGCCGAGGAACTCAAATCCTTAATATTGTCCTGGGTGGTAATTTAATTCCACATATACCGGACGTTTTTGGGGAAACAGTCTTCCACAGAACTCCAGATAGAAAACCAGTTGATCATATGATAAAAATACGGCCAAAATCTTTTTTGGCAATTATAATGAATAAAAAAGTCAGGAATGTTAAATCCTGGCACCATCAATCGCTGGATAAATTAGGTAAGGGATTGAATGCTGTTGCATGGTCGGATGATGGTGTTGTTGAAGCAGTTGAATTGAAAAAAAATGAATTATTGCTTGCTGTTCAATGGCATCCGGAACTAAATGCTGCTGAAAATCCTTTAGAAAATCATTTATTTTTAGATTTAGTAAAAAAAGCAAAAAAAAGTTAA
- a CDS encoding glucose 1-dehydrogenase has protein sequence MRLKDKVALITGAGSGIGRESALLFTREGAKVVVVDINDRAGNETVELIHKQNGQAIFVHADVSNESDSAKMIKIAEEEFGKLNVLFNNAGIMHIDDGNAVETTPEVWNQTIEINLKGVFLGCKNGIPALQRAGGGSIINTGSFVALMGAATPQIAYTASKGGVLAMTRELAIIHAREGIRVNSLCPGPLRTELLMNFLDTEEKKQRRLVHIPMGRFGESKEIAYSALFLASDESSYITGTEFIVDGGITAAYVTPN, from the coding sequence ATGAGATTAAAAGATAAAGTAGCATTAATTACCGGGGCTGGAAGTGGCATTGGACGGGAATCTGCGCTCCTTTTTACCAGGGAAGGAGCCAAGGTTGTCGTTGTTGATATCAACGACAGAGCGGGGAATGAAACCGTCGAACTCATTCATAAACAAAATGGCCAGGCTATTTTTGTTCATGCTGATGTGTCAAATGAATCTGATTCTGCCAAAATGATCAAAATAGCTGAAGAAGAATTCGGCAAACTGAATGTGTTATTCAACAATGCCGGTATTATGCATATTGATGATGGAAATGCTGTTGAAACCACACCGGAGGTGTGGAACCAAACCATAGAAATAAATTTAAAAGGAGTATTTTTAGGTTGCAAAAACGGAATTCCTGCGCTGCAGAGGGCTGGCGGTGGATCGATCATCAATACCGGGTCATTTGTCGCTTTAATGGGCGCTGCAACACCTCAAATCGCTTATACAGCAAGTAAAGGCGGCGTATTGGCAATGACTCGCGAATTAGCTATTATCCACGCTCGAGAAGGGATTCGGGTAAATTCTCTCTGTCCTGGTCCATTGCGAACAGAATTATTGATGAATTTTCTCGATACAGAAGAAAAAAAACAACGCAGGTTAGTGCATATTCCAATGGGACGATTTGGGGAAAGCAAAGAAATTGCCTATAGTGCACTTTTTCTTGCTTCCGATGAATCTTCATACATTACAGGGACAGAATTTATTGTTGACGGTGGAATTACAGCAGCATACGTAACACCCAATTAG
- a CDS encoding aldehyde dehydrogenase, with amino-acid sequence MEKLEFYGLSIDGKRIPSSDEKDIKLCDPANGKEYARVAQATVGDVEKTVRIAYSRFVKGPWKSMDSRSRGQLLQRIANLIRDKSEYLAQLESKNVGKPINAARWEIQAAANTFEYYAGAINKVHGQTIPVAADGTLLTFREPLGVCALITPWNFPLLIASWKVAPAIAMGNTVIIKPATATPLSTLALADLALEAGIPSGVINVLPGSGKVVGSALVLNPYVRKISFTGSTEIGGNIMKMAGHDIKRISLELGGKSANIVFADTNLDDCIESSIFSVYDNAGQDCCSRSRILVEKPIFDNFVERFVQRAESLKIGLPQDENTEMGPLITPEHRDSVCKYLEIGEQEGAKKAAGGKIPKTAELSNGNFLTPAVFVDVDTNMRIFQEEIFGPVVTIMPFEDEEQAVEFANDSKYGLSGSVWTRDIGRALRVVRAFETGMISVNSSSSVHIEAPFGGMKQSGVGREQGMVALDHYSEYKSVFIASK; translated from the coding sequence ATGGAAAAATTGGAGTTTTACGGTTTATCGATCGATGGGAAACGTATTCCTAGTTCAGATGAAAAAGATATAAAGTTATGTGATCCTGCAAATGGTAAAGAATATGCTCGCGTTGCACAAGCAACTGTCGGAGATGTGGAAAAAACCGTTCGCATTGCTTATTCGCGATTCGTAAAAGGTCCTTGGAAATCAATGGACTCACGAAGTCGAGGGCAATTGTTACAACGGATTGCAAATTTAATTCGAGATAAATCAGAATACCTGGCTCAACTTGAATCGAAAAATGTAGGTAAACCAATAAACGCAGCCAGGTGGGAAATTCAAGCTGCTGCGAACACATTTGAATATTATGCCGGAGCAATCAACAAAGTCCATGGACAGACCATTCCCGTTGCGGCTGATGGAACATTATTAACGTTCCGTGAACCTTTGGGGGTTTGTGCTTTAATAACGCCCTGGAACTTTCCATTATTAATTGCAAGCTGGAAAGTTGCTCCCGCAATTGCAATGGGAAATACGGTTATTATCAAACCCGCAACAGCCACACCTCTAAGTACCTTAGCATTGGCTGATTTAGCATTGGAAGCTGGAATCCCGAGTGGTGTGATCAATGTTCTGCCCGGATCGGGGAAGGTTGTTGGCTCTGCTCTAGTTTTAAATCCATATGTAAGAAAAATATCTTTTACAGGATCTACCGAAATCGGTGGTAATATTATGAAAATGGCCGGGCATGACATAAAACGAATATCCCTGGAGTTGGGAGGAAAATCTGCAAATATTGTATTTGCTGATACAAACCTAGATGATTGTATTGAATCCTCTATTTTTTCAGTTTATGACAATGCAGGTCAGGACTGTTGTTCACGAAGCCGAATTTTGGTAGAAAAACCAATTTTTGATAATTTTGTTGAAAGGTTTGTACAAAGGGCTGAGAGTCTTAAGATAGGGTTACCGCAAGATGAGAATACTGAAATGGGACCATTGATAACACCGGAACATCGTGATTCGGTATGCAAATATTTGGAAATAGGGGAGCAGGAAGGAGCTAAAAAAGCAGCCGGAGGCAAAATTCCAAAAACAGCTGAACTTTCCAATGGTAATTTCCTGACACCTGCGGTTTTTGTTGATGTAGACACCAATATGAGAATTTTTCAGGAAGAAATCTTTGGACCAGTTGTTACGATCATGCCTTTTGAGGATGAAGAACAAGCTGTTGAATTCGCTAATGATAGCAAATATGGATTGTCCGGGTCAGTATGGACCCGGGATATTGGCAGAGCGTTACGAGTTGTTCGAGCATTTGAAACAGGGATGATCTCGGTAAATAGCAGCAGTAGTGTTCATATTGAAGCACCGTTTGGAGGTATGAAGCAAAGTGGAGTAGGAAGAGAGCAGGGGATGGTTGCTTTGGATCATTACAGTGAATATAAATCCGTATTTATCGCATCGAAATAG
- a CDS encoding ion transporter: MKIEKNESSKWQSKLFVVIFESDTFWGKFFDIILIILISFSVLVVMLESVESFRLENGVLLRDLEWLFTILFTMEYLLRLISVKKNLSYVWSFFGVIDLLAIAPTYLSVLIPGAQFLLVIRVLRLLRVFRILKLVKFISQANMLMQALRASRFKISIFIFSILTLVIVIGSLMYVIEGPEHGFSSIPRGIYWAIVTLTTVGYGDISPQTNIGQVLASIVMIIGFAIIAVPTGILTVELSQVQRQMSSNRTCGSCNNPGHDLDSAFCKYCGEKLE, encoded by the coding sequence ATGAAAATTGAAAAAAATGAATCGAGTAAATGGCAGTCTAAGCTTTTTGTGGTTATCTTCGAATCGGATACTTTTTGGGGAAAGTTTTTTGATATTATACTTATAATTCTAATCTCTTTCAGCGTTTTGGTGGTTATGCTGGAAAGTGTAGAATCCTTTCGTTTAGAGAATGGTGTCCTTTTACGAGATTTAGAATGGTTGTTTACTATTCTCTTCACCATGGAATATTTGTTGCGGCTTATAAGTGTGAAAAAAAACCTCTCATATGTCTGGAGTTTTTTCGGGGTAATTGACTTATTAGCTATTGCCCCTACTTACCTAAGTGTTTTAATTCCAGGAGCACAGTTTTTATTGGTTATTCGTGTTTTGCGGCTCTTACGAGTTTTTCGGATTCTGAAACTCGTTAAGTTCATTTCGCAAGCAAATATGTTGATGCAAGCCTTACGGGCCAGCCGTTTCAAAATCTCGATCTTTATATTTTCTATTCTCACATTAGTAATTGTCATTGGCTCTCTTATGTATGTCATTGAAGGACCTGAGCATGGTTTCTCCAGTATTCCTCGTGGTATTTATTGGGCAATAGTTACTTTAACAACTGTAGGGTATGGTGATATATCACCTCAAACCAATATAGGGCAGGTTCTTGCCTCGATTGTGATGATTATTGGTTTTGCTATCATTGCAGTTCCGACAGGAATTCTCACGGTGGAATTATCTCAAGTTCAAAGACAAATGAGTTCAAACAGAACCTGTGGTTCGTGTAATAATCCCGGCCATGACTTGGATTCGGCATTCTGTAAATATTGTGGGGAAAAATTGGAGTGA
- a CDS encoding copper-binding protein has product MKYFAYSSKLILILIIGPIYLSCAKKEAVVEDPKTYEAIGVIVSMDQENSYITINHKEITGLMAAMTMPFSIADTTILEGFQKDDKIIFTLEVTESKFIVTKIEKVN; this is encoded by the coding sequence ATGAAGTACTTTGCGTATAGTTCGAAGCTTATTTTGATATTAATCATAGGACCGATTTATTTAAGTTGCGCTAAAAAAGAAGCAGTCGTGGAAGATCCAAAAACCTATGAAGCAATCGGTGTTATTGTATCTATGGATCAGGAAAATAGCTATATCACAATAAATCACAAAGAAATAACAGGGCTAATGGCAGCAATGACAATGCCCTTCTCAATTGCAGACACTACAATATTAGAGGGATTTCAAAAAGACGATAAAATAATTTTTACTCTTGAGGTGACGGAGAGTAAATTTATTGTTACAAAGATAGAAAAGGTTAATTAA
- a CDS encoding glycosyltransferase family 2 protein codes for MAKFLRKTLIDLRKVSTVNSNVVVVDDGSTDGTIEDIEGFNLILLKHKKNTGKGSALKTGFRYAIEHGFSHAIVLDADYQHDPNQISFFLDAVKNGNYDLVIGTRELTLRSFPIDRYFSNKLSSLILSLICNYRVKDSQCGFRLINLNMLKKLNLYSDHYELESELLIKFAKSNATIVQIPISTRLSNGISHIRRSLDTIRFFIMLCRTISYGS; via the coding sequence GTGGCTAAGTTTTTACGAAAGACACTTATCGATTTGAGGAAGGTAAGTACTGTCAATAGTAATGTTGTAGTTGTTGATGATGGATCGACTGATGGAACAATTGAGGATATAGAAGGATTTAATTTAATTCTTCTAAAACACAAAAAAAATACCGGTAAGGGTTCAGCTCTAAAAACAGGATTCCGATATGCAATTGAGCATGGGTTTTCTCATGCGATTGTGCTTGATGCGGACTATCAACATGATCCAAATCAGATATCTTTCTTTTTAGATGCAGTAAAAAATGGAAATTATGACCTTGTTATCGGTACAAGGGAGTTGACTTTAAGGTCTTTCCCAATTGATCGTTACTTTAGTAATAAGTTGTCAAGTTTGATTTTATCTTTAATTTGTAATTACCGAGTTAAGGATTCCCAATGTGGCTTTAGGCTAATTAATCTAAACATGCTGAAAAAACTAAATTTATATAGTGATCATTATGAATTGGAAAGTGAGCTGCTTATAAAATTTGCGAAATCGAACGCTACGATAGTTCAAATTCCGATTTCAACAAGATTATCAAATGGTATTAGCCATATTCGACGCAGCTTAGATACTATAAGATTTTTTATAATGCTTTGTAGGACAATAAGTTATGGCAGTTAA
- a CDS encoding DedA family protein, with product MIRRLYDWVLHWAETPYGMWALFLIAFAESSFFPIPPDVLLIALAISIPTRAFHFALVATIGSLIGGIAGYGIGMFGYDSIGRPIVEFYHGQEIMQAIKEWYDKYGFWAVLGAAITPLPYKIFTISSGMFSFDFFQFMIASIIGRSVRFFAVAGLIWKFGKPIKGFIDKYFNLLATLFIILLIGGFIIIKYLL from the coding sequence ATTATTCGGCGGTTGTATGATTGGGTGCTTCATTGGGCAGAAACGCCTTACGGTATGTGGGCATTATTTTTAATTGCCTTTGCCGAATCATCATTTTTCCCGATACCTCCGGATGTGTTGTTAATTGCCCTGGCTATTTCAATACCAACACGGGCATTTCATTTCGCCCTGGTCGCTACAATTGGATCACTTATCGGAGGCATAGCAGGGTATGGAATCGGGATGTTCGGTTATGATTCCATTGGCCGTCCAATTGTAGAGTTTTACCATGGCCAGGAAATTATGCAGGCAATAAAAGAATGGTACGATAAATATGGTTTCTGGGCTGTTTTGGGCGCAGCAATTACACCTTTGCCCTATAAAATATTCACGATTTCTTCCGGAATGTTTTCTTTCGATTTCTTTCAATTTATGATCGCATCTATAATCGGTAGATCCGTGCGATTTTTTGCAGTGGCTGGTTTAATTTGGAAATTCGGTAAACCAATAAAAGGTTTTATCGATAAATATTTTAATCTACTTGCCACTTTATTTATAATTCTTTTGATTGGGGGTTTTATCATTATAAAATATTTGTTGTGA